The following proteins are encoded in a genomic region of Synechococcus sp. CBW1002:
- a CDS encoding DUF2764 family protein, whose protein sequence is MSPRYTALMASLPPLGGLLEARAPAISMLKLESRLNLLHPEDKRTLDLMVVFLSQSVRDDDSLAAPVDARLLESANQFFKEVSNPTLRQLVAQRLDLRTIIAALRRRHRGESEPPTGPAWGFGPWVNTIERRWKEPAFGLEAVFPWIPNVSHLLESGDLVTLERSLFGVIWKDLDRLGFGHHFDLEAVVVYVARWALVDRWSHYDARLAVTRFGDLVSTSLAGITNGSQAPPPPRSAPATQPAAASR, encoded by the coding sequence ATGAGCCCCCGCTACACGGCGCTGATGGCCAGCCTGCCGCCCCTGGGAGGTCTGTTGGAGGCGCGGGCACCGGCGATTTCGATGCTGAAACTGGAGAGCCGCCTCAACTTGCTGCACCCCGAGGACAAACGCACCCTGGACCTGATGGTGGTTTTTCTCTCCCAGTCGGTGCGCGACGACGACAGTCTGGCTGCTCCGGTGGACGCCCGTCTGCTGGAGTCGGCGAATCAGTTCTTCAAGGAGGTGTCGAACCCCACCCTGCGCCAGCTGGTGGCCCAGCGTCTCGACCTGCGCACGATCATCGCGGCCCTGCGCCGACGCCACCGCGGCGAAAGCGAGCCCCCCACGGGTCCCGCCTGGGGCTTTGGTCCCTGGGTGAACACGATCGAGCGGCGCTGGAAGGAGCCGGCCTTCGGTCTTGAGGCGGTCTTCCCCTGGATCCCCAACGTGAGCCACCTGCTCGAATCGGGAGATCTGGTGACGCTGGAACGCTCGTTGTTCGGAGTGATCTGGAAGGATCTTGACCGTCTTGGTTTCGGTCACCACTTCGACCTCGAGGCCGTGGTTGTGTACGTCGCCCGCTGGGCGCTGGTCGATCGCTGGTCCCATTACGACGCCCGGTTGGCCGTGACGCGCTTCGGCGATCTCGTCAGTACCTCGCTGGCGGGCATCACCAACGGCTCCCAGGCTCCGCCCCCCCCTCGATCCGCTCCCGCCACCCAACCCGCCGCTGCCAGCCGATGA
- a CDS encoding V-type ATP synthase subunit A — translation MTEASFNIARVVAVQDDLVTIAMADTNPRPILKNEVIYILPGRKDGNRQERLKAEVLRVHGSTADAQVYESTKGVGVGDPVEQSGELLSVTLGPGLLSQVYDGLQNPLAGLAAGYGTFLPRGAVVPPLDTERKWSFQPTARMGQRLRAGDVIGTVQEGRFTHKIMVPFAEPGEVTLDWIQQGSFTIDTAVARIRDAQGNSRSLTLTQEWPVRQPLPQNLLERRLCERLYPEEPMITTQRIVDTFLPIARGGTGCIPGPFGAGKTVLQNMISRHSDVDVVIVVACGERAGEVVETITEFPKLIDPKTGGSLMDRTIIICNTSSMPVAAREASIYTGLTLGEYYRQMGFNVLLIADSTSRWAQAMRETSGRLEEIPGEEAFPAYLDSSIKSVYERAGIIRTNDGSVGSLTMIGTVSPAGGNFEEPVTQSTLSTVKAFLGLSADRAYKRFYPAVDIQMSWSRYFGQLEGWFAKHVAPDWVKRVQAMTDLLRRGDAVNQMIQVTGEEGVTIEDFILYQKSLFLDMVYLQQDSFDEVDASCSIERQKTCFDLVCGLVDQTYHFNDKKAVRDFFTRLTGLFKNLNYAPTNSPTYTGFLQQIQTLATTQAHPPGIAKTTEPVSSR, via the coding sequence ATGACCGAAGCCAGCTTCAACATCGCCCGCGTGGTCGCCGTGCAGGACGACCTGGTGACGATCGCCATGGCCGATACCAATCCGCGACCGATCCTCAAAAATGAGGTGATCTACATCCTCCCGGGCCGCAAGGACGGCAACCGGCAGGAACGCCTCAAGGCCGAGGTTCTGAGGGTGCACGGCTCCACCGCCGATGCCCAGGTGTACGAAAGCACCAAGGGAGTGGGCGTGGGAGATCCCGTCGAACAGTCGGGCGAACTGCTGTCGGTCACCCTCGGGCCGGGTCTGCTGAGCCAGGTGTACGACGGCCTGCAGAATCCCCTCGCCGGGCTGGCTGCCGGGTATGGCACGTTCCTCCCCCGGGGAGCCGTAGTGCCGCCCCTGGATACCGAGCGGAAATGGTCGTTTCAGCCCACCGCCAGGATGGGCCAGCGGCTCAGGGCCGGTGATGTGATCGGCACGGTGCAGGAAGGCCGCTTCACCCACAAGATCATGGTGCCCTTCGCCGAGCCTGGAGAGGTCACGCTCGACTGGATTCAGCAGGGCAGCTTCACCATCGACACCGCGGTGGCCCGCATCCGCGATGCCCAGGGCAACAGCCGCTCCCTCACCCTCACCCAGGAATGGCCGGTGCGGCAACCCCTGCCCCAGAACCTGCTGGAGAGGCGGCTGTGTGAGCGGCTCTATCCGGAGGAGCCGATGATCACCACCCAGCGGATCGTCGACACGTTTCTGCCGATCGCGCGCGGGGGAACCGGTTGCATCCCGGGGCCCTTCGGCGCAGGCAAGACCGTGCTGCAGAACATGATCTCGCGCCACTCCGACGTGGACGTGGTGATCGTGGTGGCCTGCGGCGAACGGGCCGGCGAGGTGGTGGAAACGATCACCGAATTTCCCAAACTGATCGACCCGAAAACGGGGGGATCACTGATGGATCGCACGATCATCATCTGCAACACCTCCTCGATGCCCGTGGCGGCCCGGGAGGCTTCGATCTACACCGGGCTCACCCTGGGTGAGTACTACCGCCAGATGGGTTTCAACGTGCTGCTGATCGCCGATTCCACCTCCCGCTGGGCCCAGGCGATGCGCGAAACCTCCGGCCGGCTTGAGGAGATCCCCGGAGAGGAGGCCTTTCCGGCCTATCTCGACTCCTCGATCAAGAGTGTCTACGAAAGGGCCGGCATCATCCGCACCAACGACGGCAGCGTCGGCAGCCTCACCATGATCGGCACCGTGTCACCAGCCGGCGGCAACTTCGAGGAGCCGGTCACCCAATCCACCCTCAGCACCGTGAAGGCCTTCCTGGGACTGAGTGCGGATCGGGCCTACAAGCGTTTCTATCCCGCGGTCGACATCCAGATGTCCTGGTCGCGTTACTTCGGCCAGCTCGAAGGGTGGTTCGCCAAGCATGTCGCCCCCGACTGGGTGAAGCGGGTGCAGGCGATGACTGATCTGTTGCGCCGCGGTGATGCGGTGAACCAGATGATTCAGGTGACCGGCGAGGAGGGCGTCACAATCGAAGACTTCATTCTGTATCAGAAGTCCCTGTTTCTCGACATGGTGTACCTCCAGCAGGATTCCTTCGACGAGGTGGATGCCAGCTGCTCGATCGAGCGCCAGAAAACCTGCTTCGATCTGGTCTGCGGGCTGGTGGACCAGACTTATCACTTCAACGACAAGAAGGCCGTTCGTGATTTCTTCACCCGCCTGACCGGTCTGTTCAAGAACCTCAACTATGCACCCACCAACTCGCCCACTTACACAGGCTTTCTGCAACAGATCCAGACTCTCGCCACCACCCAGGCTCATCCGCCTGGCATCGCCAAGACGACGGAACCGGTGTCCAGCCGCTGA
- a CDS encoding mechanosensitive ion channel family protein, whose amino-acid sequence MSELQALAAGAWLDRVVEGAFQLVAIVLVVRLVNSSLLLLLDRSLRRFGKDRQIATLQSLAPMIRTLFWLLGGLVFLQNQGVEMGAIYASLAGAGIGIGLALKGPVSNFINYLTILLDQPFEIGQVIQFGGHWASVERVGIRSSSLRSLDGERIVISNEDLLSQTIRNFGDLPRRRLVHHIGVEYQTSLEKVRRIPALLQQVVEQVPPAEFDRCHFVRFADSALEFEFVYFVPGGDYVLALNVQQEVNYQIMEKFLGEAIAFAYPTQTLFLEGGSTPPAMPSTGSSANSLQVISSKT is encoded by the coding sequence GTGTCTGAGCTGCAGGCCCTGGCCGCCGGTGCCTGGCTCGACCGGGTCGTGGAGGGGGCCTTCCAGTTGGTTGCCATCGTGCTGGTGGTGCGCTTGGTGAACAGCAGTCTGTTGCTGCTGTTGGATCGCTCGCTGCGCCGGTTCGGCAAGGACAGGCAGATCGCCACTCTGCAGAGTCTGGCCCCGATGATCCGCACCTTGTTCTGGTTGCTCGGGGGACTGGTGTTCCTGCAGAACCAGGGCGTGGAAATGGGCGCGATCTATGCCTCCCTGGCGGGTGCCGGCATCGGTATCGGCCTGGCCCTGAAGGGGCCAGTGTCGAACTTCATTAACTATCTCACGATCCTGCTGGATCAACCCTTCGAAATCGGGCAGGTGATTCAGTTCGGCGGGCACTGGGCCTCGGTGGAGAGAGTGGGAATCCGTTCATCGAGTCTGCGCAGCCTCGATGGCGAGCGCATCGTGATCAGCAACGAGGATCTGCTCTCTCAGACGATCCGCAACTTCGGCGATCTGCCCCGCCGCCGGCTGGTGCATCACATCGGCGTTGAATACCAGACCTCACTGGAGAAAGTGCGCCGCATTCCTGCGCTGTTGCAGCAGGTGGTCGAGCAGGTGCCGCCGGCTGAGTTCGATCGCTGTCATTTCGTGCGGTTTGCAGACAGCGCTCTCGAATTTGAATTTGTGTATTTTGTCCCAGGTGGTGATTACGTCCTGGCTCTGAATGTTCAGCAAGAAGTGAATTATCAGATTATGGAGAAATTCCTCGGTGAAGCCATCGCCTTTGCTTACCCAACGCAGACCCTCTTCCTCGAAGGGGGCTCAACACCTCCTGCAATGCCTTCAACAGGGTCCTCCGCAAACTCTCTTCAAGTCATTTCATCCAAGACTTGA
- a CDS encoding mechanosensitive ion channel family protein encodes MAITVGAGLLQGAGATPLGPVIPQAAVPAEKGSAGSLTKAASQAAGPEQVELDGRPLFGVWSSNEFSAEQRVEPVNRILQQAVLSRRPVQITVREHNNLPVLALDGQVLITVTRRDAPDGLDPFAQAQRWKAELEKAIEQGRRERHPDHVRRSLLLAAALLLLAWLGQRALGWLGRNLAQRYFEPAAIDPARPMRVQGLRFLLRSGMLALKIGLWISAIALAAQPFPSARIGFYRVATALSDSLASPFLPLGENSYSVLDVVVLLGLFVLLTRLVGVLQGLLRSRVLRYTGINVGAQEAVAFVVRYGLLFIGTLVLLQLWGLDLSSLTLFAGVLGVGVGLGLQGITKNFVSGLVIIFEQPIRVGDFVEIGDLQGTVQRVNLRSTEVLTLDRIAIIVPNSEFLESRVVNWSHGSTTSRLQVPLGVAYGSDPQQVTQALCEACADVDGILKEPEPQVFFQGFGDNALNFHLLIWINQPLRQYEIISALNYRIEAVMRQYGITIPFPQRTLHLSEGALQLQLPTELSRALLGGLPGPQVGADVSTKGMPPG; translated from the coding sequence TTGGCGATCACGGTCGGGGCGGGACTGCTTCAGGGGGCAGGCGCGACACCGCTCGGGCCCGTGATTCCCCAGGCCGCAGTACCGGCAGAGAAGGGATCCGCTGGATCGCTCACCAAGGCTGCCTCGCAAGCTGCGGGGCCCGAGCAGGTGGAGCTGGACGGCCGTCCCTTGTTCGGCGTCTGGTCATCGAATGAGTTCAGTGCCGAACAACGGGTGGAGCCGGTCAACCGCATCCTCCAGCAGGCCGTGCTCTCCCGTCGCCCCGTGCAGATCACAGTGCGGGAGCACAACAACCTTCCGGTGCTCGCCCTCGACGGGCAGGTGCTGATCACCGTGACCCGGCGCGATGCCCCCGATGGGCTCGACCCCTTTGCGCAGGCCCAGCGCTGGAAGGCGGAGCTGGAGAAGGCGATCGAGCAGGGCCGCCGGGAGCGCCATCCGGATCACGTTCGCCGCAGTCTCCTGCTGGCCGCAGCTCTGCTGCTGCTCGCCTGGCTGGGTCAGCGCGCTCTGGGGTGGCTGGGCCGGAACCTGGCGCAAAGGTATTTCGAGCCGGCTGCGATCGATCCGGCGCGCCCCATGCGCGTTCAAGGTCTGCGCTTTCTGCTGCGCAGCGGGATGCTGGCGCTGAAGATCGGTCTGTGGATCTCTGCGATCGCCCTGGCGGCTCAGCCGTTTCCCAGCGCCCGGATCGGCTTCTATCGGGTCGCCACCGCCCTGAGCGACAGCCTCGCCTCACCGTTTCTTCCCTTGGGAGAAAACAGCTACTCCGTCCTGGATGTCGTGGTGTTGCTGGGTCTGTTTGTGCTGCTCACCCGCCTGGTTGGGGTCCTGCAGGGGCTGTTACGCAGTCGCGTCCTGCGATACACGGGCATCAACGTGGGAGCCCAGGAGGCGGTGGCCTTTGTGGTGCGCTATGGCCTGCTGTTCATCGGCACCCTGGTGCTGCTGCAGCTCTGGGGCCTGGATCTGTCCTCTCTCACTCTGTTCGCGGGTGTCCTGGGCGTGGGCGTGGGCCTCGGTCTGCAGGGCATCACCAAGAATTTCGTGAGCGGTCTGGTGATCATCTTCGAGCAGCCGATCCGGGTGGGGGATTTCGTGGAGATCGGTGATCTGCAGGGCACCGTGCAGCGGGTGAATCTGCGCAGCACGGAGGTGCTCACCCTGGATCGGATTGCCATCATTGTGCCCAATTCCGAGTTCCTCGAATCCCGGGTGGTGAACTGGAGTCACGGCTCCACCACCTCCCGCCTGCAGGTGCCTCTGGGGGTGGCCTACGGCAGTGATCCGCAACAGGTGACCCAGGCCCTGTGCGAAGCCTGCGCAGATGTGGACGGCATCCTCAAGGAACCGGAACCGCAGGTGTTCTTCCAGGGCTTCGGCGACAACGCTCTCAACTTCCATCTGCTGATCTGGATCAACCAGCCACTCCGTCAGTATGAAATCATCAGTGCCCTGAACTACCGCATCGAAGCCGTTATGCGGCAATACGGCATCACGATCCCCTTCCCCCAGCGCACCCTCCATCTCAGCGAGGGTGCGCTGCAGCTGCAGCTGCCGACGGAACTCAGTCGTGCTCTGTTGGGAGGGCTTCCAGGCCCACAGGTTGGAGCCGATGTCTCCACCAAGGGGATGCCGCCCGGCTGA
- the stpA gene encoding glucosylglycerol 3-phosphatase yields the protein MSRPLLLIQDLDGVCMPLVRDPLQRRVDPAYLRACKAMQGSFAVLTNGEHGGRRGMNPIVEAAVGDAEAVRREGLYLPGLAGGGVQIQDCHGRIEHPGVSDAELSFLEHVPIRLREDLTTVLAGPSFGLRGDELEALVQTAVLDNQVSPTLNINTLFPYFGAEPELWGRLQQAMAGLMEGLLDQAVAAGLEGSFFVHLAPNLGRSGDRELLRPGQAGDAGTTDFQFMLSGAVKEAGVLVLLNQHVHRSTGRHPLGADFTVRTAPRRHEDLLRLAQERFDPATLPQLVGVGDTVTSQPIKPGSNERLRGGSDRGFLRLVQDLGRQFSTDNLVLFVDSSRGEVRRPGLGDGLQEGTPGAEPPWEAVEGISDPADPLRLQYLFAGGHRQYTAWFAGLAAALNPGSGAIPSDADAPATPPT from the coding sequence TTGTCACGGCCGCTGTTGCTGATCCAGGATCTCGATGGGGTCTGCATGCCCCTGGTGCGTGATCCCCTGCAGCGCCGGGTTGATCCGGCCTACCTGCGGGCCTGCAAGGCGATGCAGGGGAGCTTCGCCGTGCTGACCAACGGCGAGCACGGCGGCCGCCGCGGCATGAATCCCATCGTCGAAGCGGCCGTGGGCGATGCCGAGGCGGTGCGCCGCGAGGGCCTCTACCTGCCGGGTCTGGCCGGCGGTGGTGTGCAGATCCAGGATTGCCACGGCCGGATCGAGCATCCCGGCGTGAGCGATGCCGAACTCAGCTTTCTCGAACATGTGCCGATCCGGCTGCGCGAGGACCTGACCACCGTGCTGGCAGGGCCGTCCTTCGGTCTGCGGGGCGACGAACTGGAGGCACTGGTGCAGACCGCCGTGCTCGACAACCAGGTCTCCCCCACCCTGAACATCAATACCCTCTTCCCCTATTTCGGGGCAGAACCGGAGCTGTGGGGCCGGCTGCAACAGGCCATGGCCGGCCTGATGGAGGGGCTGCTCGATCAGGCGGTGGCAGCCGGGCTGGAGGGGTCGTTCTTTGTGCACCTCGCCCCCAACCTCGGCAGAAGCGGCGACCGCGAGCTGCTCAGGCCCGGCCAGGCGGGCGATGCCGGCACCACTGATTTCCAGTTCATGCTGAGCGGTGCCGTCAAGGAGGCGGGCGTGCTGGTGCTGCTCAATCAGCACGTGCACCGCAGCACCGGTCGCCATCCCCTCGGGGCCGATTTCACCGTGCGCACGGCACCACGCCGCCATGAAGATCTGCTGCGGCTGGCGCAGGAGCGCTTCGATCCGGCCACGCTGCCGCAGCTGGTGGGCGTCGGCGACACGGTGACCTCCCAGCCGATCAAGCCCGGTTCAAACGAACGGCTGCGGGGCGGCAGTGACCGGGGCTTCCTGCGGCTGGTTCAGGATCTCGGCCGCCAGTTCAGCACCGACAACCTGGTGCTCTTCGTCGACAGCAGCCGCGGCGAGGTGCGCCGGCCCGGTCTGGGGGATGGCCTGCAGGAGGGCACCCCTGGGGCTGAGCCCCCCTGGGAAGCGGTGGAGGGGATCAGCGATCCCGCCGATCCGCTGCGACTCCAGTACCTCTTCGCCGGCGGCCATCGCCAGTACACCGCCTGGTTCGCCGGGCTGGCCGCGGCCCTCAACCCTGGGAGTGGGGCGATCCCGTCCGACGCAGACGCACCGGCGACGCCCCCGACGTGA
- a CDS encoding alpha/beta hydrolase has protein sequence MPQPSRPASGHPISGPPAEWSGAVCRQEGWWTATTSLAPAGLRLYRQRWSGAEPPRAAMVLVHGIGGHSGLFTDLAEELVGWGLEVFAFDLPGHGRSDGPRGLVRSWSDYRDCLDQFLASEVTAARPDLACLLLGHSLGGTLVLDAVLDSDEASTRLIGAVVSNPAVGETGAASWRLLCARLLSRIWPSFTLSTGFPLKLACRDPIRLEAYRRDPYRHTLCSARLATEFLAVAGRLQTEAPRITLPLLLLQSGADGVTPPAAAERFFAGLPEATSTWRFYPASFHELFDDLDRQEVLADLRSWIEALMAVPAGSP, from the coding sequence ATGCCCCAGCCATCCCGCCCCGCGTCCGGGCACCCCATCTCAGGCCCGCCCGCTGAGTGGAGCGGCGCGGTGTGTCGGCAGGAAGGCTGGTGGACCGCCACCACCAGCCTGGCACCGGCGGGTCTGCGGCTCTACCGGCAGCGCTGGAGCGGTGCGGAGCCGCCCCGGGCGGCGATGGTGCTGGTGCACGGCATCGGAGGTCACAGCGGTCTGTTCACAGACCTGGCCGAGGAGCTGGTGGGCTGGGGTCTGGAGGTGTTCGCCTTTGATCTGCCGGGCCATGGCCGTTCGGACGGTCCCAGGGGGCTGGTGCGGTCCTGGAGCGATTACCGCGACTGTCTGGATCAGTTCCTCGCCAGCGAGGTGACCGCAGCCCGCCCGGACCTGGCCTGTCTGCTGCTGGGTCACAGCCTCGGAGGGACCCTCGTGCTGGATGCGGTGCTGGATTCGGATGAGGCCAGCACCCGGCTCATCGGGGCGGTGGTCTCGAATCCTGCCGTCGGAGAAACAGGAGCAGCTTCCTGGCGCCTGCTGTGCGCCCGCCTCCTCTCACGGATCTGGCCCTCCTTCACCCTGTCCACGGGCTTCCCCCTCAAGCTGGCCTGCCGCGATCCGATCCGCCTCGAGGCCTACCGCCGCGACCCCTACCGGCACACCCTCTGCTCAGCGCGGCTGGCCACCGAATTTCTGGCGGTGGCTGGGCGATTGCAGACGGAGGCGCCCCGGATCACCCTGCCGCTGCTCCTGCTGCAGAGCGGCGCCGATGGCGTCACCCCGCCGGCGGCAGCGGAACGGTTCTTCGCCGGGCTGCCGGAAGCGACCAGCACCTGGCGGTTCTACCCAGCCAGCTTCCACGAACTCTTTGACGATCTGGACCGCCAGGAGGTGCTGGCTGACCTGCGGAGCTGGATCGAGGCCCTGATGGCGGTGCCGGCCGGATCGCCGTGA
- a CDS encoding 1-acyl-sn-glycerol-3-phosphate acyltransferase produces MTPMHGRNGQGLEPIPPRLSMAMVRLLHGLLPLLLRFRWFVWLPARIEGLELVEGEHLVEAFQRFQAGNLRLILAFRHGEVDDPLAALWLFSRGVPALARRHGVRLHLPLHAQFLYDRGMPLWGGRGLAWVLSRLGGVSLRRGRRPDWTALRTSRRLVLEGACPFAVAPEGATNGHGEQLGPLENGVAQLGLWCVQDLDRAGRSEAVWIVPISLQYRYRRQNWGALEKLLERLEGLVGLTSDRVGTMPEAEAPEGAAIQDNGAITETALRLYPRLLAIGDVLIEQLERFYERLAPQLKLGSPAPAPRQTAAQRRGSDAPGRGERIQALLDRALTVAENRLGLSGGGTPEERCRRLEEEGWRRQFREDLPPRCSLPPLDRALADWLARDAAMALVHMRLAEGLVAVSGDYVARRPSFERFAETSLLLHDALERLQGARLPRRPGLGPRQVRLKVAEPIQLRPEGPQPAQAIAPDGPDTAGRPRQQTQAITARIQAAFEQAWI; encoded by the coding sequence GTGACCCCCATGCACGGACGGAACGGCCAGGGCCTGGAACCGATCCCGCCCCGCCTGAGCATGGCGATGGTGCGACTGCTGCATGGCCTGCTGCCGCTGCTGTTGCGCTTCCGCTGGTTCGTATGGCTGCCGGCGCGGATCGAAGGGCTGGAGCTGGTGGAGGGGGAGCATCTGGTGGAGGCCTTCCAGCGCTTTCAGGCCGGAAACCTGCGCTTGATCCTGGCGTTCCGCCATGGGGAAGTGGATGATCCCCTCGCCGCCCTGTGGCTGTTCTCCCGCGGGGTGCCGGCCCTGGCCCGCCGACACGGGGTGCGCCTGCATCTGCCGTTGCATGCCCAGTTCCTCTACGACCGCGGCATGCCGCTCTGGGGCGGACGCGGCCTCGCCTGGGTGCTCTCCCGCCTGGGGGGAGTGTCGCTGCGGCGCGGCCGGCGCCCCGACTGGACGGCCCTGCGCACCAGTCGGCGCCTGGTGCTGGAGGGAGCCTGTCCCTTTGCGGTGGCTCCGGAGGGGGCCACCAACGGCCACGGCGAGCAGCTGGGCCCCCTGGAGAACGGTGTGGCCCAGCTGGGGTTGTGGTGTGTGCAGGACCTGGACCGTGCCGGCCGCAGCGAAGCCGTGTGGATCGTGCCGATCAGCCTGCAGTACCGCTACCGCCGCCAGAACTGGGGAGCACTGGAGAAGCTGCTGGAGCGGCTGGAAGGGCTGGTGGGTCTGACAAGCGATCGGGTCGGCACGATGCCAGAGGCTGAAGCGCCGGAGGGCGCGGCCATCCAAGACAACGGGGCCATCACAGAAACGGCGTTGCGGCTCTACCCGCGGTTGCTGGCGATCGGGGATGTGCTGATCGAGCAGCTGGAGCGGTTTTACGAACGTCTTGCCCCGCAACTCAAGCTGGGGTCCCCAGCACCTGCCCCCCGGCAGACTGCCGCCCAGAGGAGGGGGTCGGATGCGCCCGGCCGGGGTGAGCGGATCCAGGCACTGCTCGATCGGGCCCTGACGGTGGCGGAGAACCGCCTCGGTCTCAGCGGCGGCGGCACCCCCGAAGAACGGTGCCGCCGGCTGGAGGAAGAGGGCTGGCGGCGCCAGTTTCGCGAAGACCTGCCGCCCCGCTGCTCTCTGCCCCCCCTGGATCGCGCCCTGGCCGATTGGCTCGCCCGTGATGCGGCCATGGCCCTGGTGCACATGCGACTGGCGGAGGGCCTGGTGGCGGTGTCCGGCGATTACGTGGCACGCCGCCCCAGCTTCGAGCGCTTCGCCGAAACATCCCTCTTGCTCCACGACGCTCTGGAGCGGCTGCAGGGGGCGCGGCTGCCGCGCCGGCCTGGGCTCGGGCCTCGGCAGGTGCGGCTCAAGGTGGCCGAACCGATCCAGCTGCGGCCGGAGGGCCCTCAGCCGGCTCAGGCCATCGCACCGGATGGGCCAGACACGGCCGGACGACCTCGGCAGCAGACCCAGGCCATCACCGCCCGCATCCAGGCAGCCTTCGAGCAGGCATGGATCTGA
- a CDS encoding MAPEG family protein — translation MSLPPLPALVTILALVLYQATALLVGRARVQHQVKPPATTGPEQFERALRVQQNTLEQLVFFLPTFWMAVTLNQAGVACALGFVWIGARIAYAVGYMQAPDKRGPGFGIAFLVSVALLVMAFVGVVAKLG, via the coding sequence ATGAGCCTGCCGCCCCTGCCTGCTCTGGTCACGATCCTGGCCCTGGTGCTGTACCAGGCCACGGCCCTGCTGGTGGGCCGGGCGCGGGTCCAGCATCAGGTCAAGCCCCCCGCCACCACAGGACCCGAACAATTCGAGCGCGCCCTGCGGGTCCAGCAGAACACCCTGGAGCAGCTGGTGTTCTTCCTGCCCACCTTCTGGATGGCGGTGACCCTCAACCAGGCCGGCGTGGCCTGCGCCCTTGGCTTCGTGTGGATCGGCGCGCGGATCGCCTATGCGGTGGGCTACATGCAGGCGCCGGACAAGCGTGGCCCCGGCTTCGGCATCGCCTTTCTGGTCAGCGTGGCCCTGCTGGTGATGGCCTTCGTGGGCGTGGTGGCCAAGCTGGGTTGA
- a CDS encoding DUF3598 family protein, with product MTTNAPPLTVRPDPGLALPRGSQRRTTLLQHNAGLWQGTFIRLDGQGHELDRFASHLEVQELITGTEDQDIPEIEAALTNGSTGAVRTMRFREPPSEMQIAADGHWSLGPSRIGPWTWVSELCVVLGERRRRVVIELAAEGLSSLVYVNEGRPGRQDPVPPAPLRLPPPTTVWQANGVSLLRWQPEADVLIDIPLQRQPDQPQLVALQWQPAWASHGARIERRHDRYGLLESINCRAPEPQP from the coding sequence ATGACCACCAACGCGCCGCCTCTGACCGTTCGCCCCGACCCGGGACTTGCATTGCCGCGTGGCAGTCAGCGGCGCACCACCCTGCTCCAGCACAACGCCGGCCTCTGGCAGGGCACCTTCATCCGACTCGACGGCCAGGGCCACGAGCTCGACCGCTTTGCCAGCCATCTGGAGGTGCAGGAACTGATCACCGGAACCGAGGATCAGGACATCCCTGAGATCGAGGCGGCCCTCACGAATGGCAGCACCGGTGCGGTCCGCACGATGCGCTTCCGCGAGCCGCCCTCGGAGATGCAGATCGCTGCCGATGGCCACTGGAGCCTGGGCCCGAGCCGGATCGGCCCCTGGACCTGGGTGAGTGAACTGTGTGTGGTGCTGGGCGAGCGTCGCCGCAGGGTTGTGATCGAGCTCGCCGCCGAGGGCCTCTCCAGCCTGGTCTACGTGAACGAAGGGCGCCCGGGCCGCCAGGATCCGGTTCCACCAGCTCCACTTCGTCTGCCGCCTCCCACCACCGTGTGGCAGGCCAACGGTGTTTCGCTGCTCCGCTGGCAGCCGGAAGCGGATGTGCTGATCGATATCCCGCTGCAACGTCAGCCGGATCAGCCCCAGCTGGTGGCCCTGCAGTGGCAGCCGGCCTGGGCCAGCCATGGCGCTCGCATCGAGCGGCGTCACGATCGTTATGGCCTGCTTGAGTCGATCAATTGCAGGGCTCCAGAACCGCAACCTTGA
- a CDS encoding DUF6737 family protein, which produces MSEPTVSNARSGLPQIPSAQATACPGIWSTKPWWCQPWSILLTGVVAVAASWWLLHRWWLSGFVASGVLLWWLLFLVLVPAAYRAQLDPEKPETPEQA; this is translated from the coding sequence GTGTCCGAACCCACCGTGTCCAATGCGCGCTCAGGCTTGCCGCAGATTCCATCGGCCCAGGCGACAGCCTGCCCGGGCATCTGGTCCACCAAGCCCTGGTGGTGCCAGCCCTGGTCGATTCTGCTGACGGGAGTGGTGGCGGTGGCGGCGAGCTGGTGGCTGCTGCACCGCTGGTGGCTGAGCGGCTTTGTGGCCTCGGGGGTGCTGCTGTGGTGGCTGCTGTTCCTGGTGCTGGTTCCAGCGGCTTATCGGGCACAGCTGGACCCTGAAAAGCCAGAAACCCCTGAGCAGGCCTGA